Genomic DNA from Methylocystis sp. MJC1:
AAACCGCTCCTTCGTGTCGGCGAAGAGCGCGTGATCGGTGTTGTAGGTGATATGACCCCATTTCTCGTAGTCGATCTGCGAGGTGATTTCCGGGGCGGGGATATTGGGCTTGCGGTAGGTCTCCCTGACGAGCCGCTGCGCTTCCTGTTTCAGGGCATCGTAGGAGAAGGGCGCTGGCTCGCCGAGCTTGACGTTGGAGATGCGCGACGCCGCGGCTTCGGCCGGCCGGGCGCCGACGGCGCCGAGCGCGCCCGTCGCGGCCGCGACTTTGAGGAAGGAACGGCGGTCCTGCTTCTCGATCATCTCAAGTTCCCTATCGACGAAAACCAAGGAGCCTATGGCGTCGCAATGCGGCGCTCTCTGGGCGGAACGCTTGACGCTTCAACGAGGGTTTTGGCGCTTTCAGCCGCGGATCGGCTCGTTGCGGATCGCGGTCTTCATGAAGAAATAGAGGCCGATGAGGCCAAATGCGGCGAAGACGATCTCCAGGCCATGGCTGATCATCGGATCGAGCTGGAACAGACCGCCGAGCGCCCAGCCGGCCGCCCAGGACGCGCCGACAAGCTCCGTCCCGACGAGGATCGCGACGGCGACCAGCGTGGAAAGGTGCAGGTAATTGATCGGCTTCTGGCTCATGTCCGGCTCTCGAGGGCGGCGCGGCGCCGCGTGCCGCGCATAAGCCCTGCTATATCAAAGGAAGGCGCGAGGCAATACCGCGCCTCCCACGGCGGGTCGCTCGGCGTGGCTCAGAACGGAATGTCGTCGTCGAGCTGGTCGGAGAGGCGGCCGCCGCCCGCGGGCGGGGCCGGGCGGCGCTCGGCTGGCGCGCGCTCCATGGGGGAGGAGCGGCCGAAGGAGCCGCCGCCGCTCTGGCCATAGCCGCCGCCTTCGTAATCGCCCTCGCCGCGGCCGCCGCCCTTGCTGTCGAGCAGCGTCATCTCGCCCCGGAAACGCGGCACGACGACTTCGGTCACGCGACGCTGATTGCCGTCCTTGTCCGTATATTCGCGGGTCTGGAGCTGGCCCTCGAGATAGATCTTGGCGCCCTTGCGGCAATATTGCTCGGCGATCTTGCCCAGAGCCTCGTTGAAGATCTGGATATTGTGCCACTCGGTGCGGTCCTTGCGCTCGCCCGTGCTCTTGTCCCGCCAGGACTCGGTGGTGGCGAGCGAGAAGGAAACGACGCGGTCGCCTGACGGGAAGGTCCGCACTTCCGGATCGCGGCCCAGATTGCCGACCAGAATGACCTTGTTCACGCTACCCGCCATGTCTCTCTCCACTTGCTTTCTGCGGAGCACTCTAGTGCAACGGTTTGCCTATCTCGCGCGCGGGAATCATTTGTCCACAGATGTTGGACGTCGCAAGGCTTATGTTCTTTTTTTGTTCTAGCATCCGGTAAGCGTCGGCGCAAGCGTCATTGACTTGGTTCGCCCTCATCCGACCCTCGCTGACGCGAGGGCCACCTTCTCCCGCGTGCGGGAGAAGGAGACGCGTTGAAAGATTTGTGATCCGAAACTTGGACGGCTCTCCCTTCTCCCGTTTACGGGAGAAGGTGGCCCCTGCGTCAGCAGGGGTCGGATGGGGGCGCTCCACTTCAGGCGGACGGCGACGCCAGCTCCTGTTTCAGCTTCTCCCGGTCGAGCTCGCCCTCCCATGCCGAGACCACGATCGTCGCCACGCCATTGCCGATGAAATTGGTCAGCGCGCGGCATTCGCTCATGAATTTGTCGATCCCCAGCACGAAGGACATGCCCGGCGCCAGCGACGGATCGACGGCGGTGAGCGTCGCTAACAGCGTCACGAAGCCCGCGCCGGAGACCCCGCTCGCGCCCTTGGAGGTCAGCATGGCGACGACAAGGATCGTCGCCTGATGGGTGAAATCCAGCTCGGCGCCCATGGCGCGAGCGATGAATAGGGTGGTCAGCGTCATATAGATATTCGTGCCGTCGAGATTGAAGCTGTAGCCGGTGGGCACGACGAGGCCGACGACGGATTGGGAGCAGCCGAGGCGCTGGAGCTTCTCCATCAAGGCGGGCAGGGCGCTTTCGGAGGAAGAGGTGCCCAGCACGATCAACAGCTCGTTCTTCAGATAGGCCAGGAAACGGAAGATATTGAAGCCGACCGCCGCCGCGATGACGCCGAGCACGATGGCGATGAAAAGCGCCGAGGTGAGGTAGAAGGCGCCAATCAGGCCGCCAAGCGACAGAAGCGCCGCCGAGCCGTATTTTCCGACCGTATAGGCCATGGCGCCGAAGGCGCCGATTGGCGCGGCCTTCATCACGATGCCGATGAGCGCGAACATGGCGTGGCCGGCGTCGTCGACCCAATGGCGCATGGGTCTCCCTCTCTCGCCGAGCGACAGCAGCGCAAAGCCGAAGAGCAGGGAGAAAAGCAGCACCTGCAGAATATCGCCCTTGGCGAAGGCGCCGAGAGCGCTCTCTGGAATGATGTCGAGAAGAAAATCGACGCCGTTGTGTTTCGCGGCGGCTTTGGCATATTTGGCGACCGCCGCCGCGTCCGGCTTGCTGGCGAAATCCGCGCCGGGCTGCAGCAGATTGCCGACCAGAAGCCCGATCGCCAGCGCGAAAGTCGAGACGATCTCGAAATAGAGGAGCGCCTTGACGCCGACGCGGCCGACTTTCTTGGCGTCTTCGATGTGCGAGACGCCCGAGACCACCGTGCAGAAGATAATCGGCGCGATCGCCATTTTAATGAGCTTCACGAAACCGTCGCCGAGCGCCTTCACCCAGTCTGCGGCAGCGATCTCCGGCGCGAGCCAGCCGAACAGCGCCCCGAGCGCGATCGCCACGAGGACCTGGACGTAGAGCAGGTGGTGGAGGGGTTTTTTCATGCCGGTCTCTGGCGCAGCCTCTATTGGCCGCGCTTATGGCGGCAAAATCCTGTCCCGTCCATCGCCCGGAAGATTGTTCGCGGGCCGGGGCGTCGCTAAGATTCAGCCGGATTCCAAGGGGAGGGGCGCATGAGCACGGGCGATAATGAGACCTCATTTCTCGGGCAGGGCATCCAGGGCGGCGGCTCCTTTCTCGGGGGCGGCGGTCTGACGCAATGGAGCGCCGCCGCGCCGGCGCCGCAGGCGGGCGAGGGCCTCGCCTTCGAGATCAAGGGCCATGAGCTGCAGTTCCTCGAAGCCGAGCTGCGCCCCGGCGAGGCGATGATCGCCGAAGCCGGCCAGATGATGTTCAAGGATGCCGCGGTCTCCATGGAGACCATCTTCGGCGACGGCAGCGAGCAGAACACCGGCTTTTTCGGCAAGCTCCTCGGCGGCGCCAAGCGGGTGCTTTCGGGCGCCACCTTGTTCATGACGCGCTTCGCCAATATCAGCGGCGGCCCCGCGCGCGTTGCCTTCTCGGCGCCCTATCCGGGCAAGATCCTCGCGCTGCGGCTCGACCGTTATGGCGGCGAATTATTCTGCCAACGCGAGACCTTCCTCGCCGCCGCGCAGGGCGTGAAGATCGACGTGGCCTTCCAGAAGAAGATCATGACCGGGCTCTTCGGCGGCGAGGGCTTCATCATGCAGCGCCTCGCTGGGCAGGACTGGGTCTTTGTCCACGCCGGCGGCATGGTGGTCGAGCGCGAACTCGCGCCGGGGGAGGAGATTCACGTCGACGCCGGCTGCCTGGTCGCGCAGACTGCGACTGTGAGCTTCGACGTCGTGCCCGTCGGCGGGATCAAATCCATGATCTTCGGCGGCGAGGGCTTCTTTTTTGCGCGGCTGATCGGGCCGGGCCATATCTGGCTGCAATCCATGCCGGTTTCGCGGCTCGCCGGGCAAATCCTCTCGCGCGCGCCGGCGCATGCCGAGGTGGGCGTGGGCCGTAGCTGGGGCGGGGGCTCCGGAGGATCGTCAGGAGAGTCAGCGTCTTTCGGCTCCTGGGGCGACTCTTCGGGTTCCGGCGGCGACGACGCCTGAGGTCTCTCACTGTCCTCTCCAAAGCTTGGGGAGTCACAGATTTCGGGGGGCCGTTATGGCCGGGCTTGCGGCCACCCACACCGAGGGGCACGGCCCAGCTGGACGTGCTCTCGAATGACAAAGTTCAGGCAGGGCTTCGCGATGCTCCTAAGTCCCGTTCCTCAAGCTGATTCATTGCACGACGACGTACGCCCAGCGGTCGCTGTTGTTTGCGCGCGTGGGTGGCCGGGACAAGCCCGGCCATGACGTGGTGTGCATGCGGTAGCCCTCTAGGGGAAGGTTTGGCTGGGCGAGCCTGACCGACGAAGCATAAGTTATGAACGCTATTTTTGACGCGCGAGTTCGAAATGAAACATATCGAGCTGATATTGGCGTTGGGCGCGGGCATTTTCTTCGCAGGCGTGGCTCACGGAGCTGGGGAGGGCGCTGGCTGCCAGCCCGGCAGCGAAAAATGCCCGCTTATTTTGAAGATGAAGCGGGGCTCGGACGCGATTTCGTTCTCCTGCGTGTTGTCAAACGCGAAGCCGGGCTGTGCGGCGAGGTTCGAAGCCCGCGCCGGTCAGGCTGCAACCCTGCAGGGCGATCCAATCGCGCGTAAAATTTTGGTCTTTCCCAGCGGGGACGGCACGGACGAACTCGAATTGGGCCCCTATACCCTGCCGGAAACAGGGACGTACACGCTCAAATTGTCCTATGGCGCTTCCATGATGTCCCGCGACGCAAACGACCGCCCGGCCAAATACAGCTGGACGCTGCGCATCCATTGACCCCTTTCGGGGGCCCAGTGCCTCGCCCGTGATTTTCCGCAACGCAATAAGTGGCGTTTGTTCCCGGCAGCGCTTAGATTGACGTTTCCCGCGTTTTTACCAGCCTTCGGCAAATGGCGAGCACCAGCAAAAAATCCGCGCAGACGCTAGAGAAGACCTTCGACGCCGCCAGACGCGCGGCCGATGAAAAGACCATCTCCATCCGAGGCGCCCGCGAGCACAATCTCAAAAACGTCGACCTGACGATCCCGCGCGACAAATTCGTCGTGTTCACGGGGCTGTCGGGCTCCGGCAAGTCGTCGCTCGCCTTTGACACCATCTATGCCGAGGGGCAGCGGCGCTATGTCGAGTCGCTCTCGGCCTACGCCCGCCAGTTTCTGGAGATGATGCAGAAGCCCGACGTCGATCAGATCGACGGGCTTTCGCCGGCCATTTCCATCGAGCAGAAGACGACCTCCAAAAATCCGCGTTCGACTGTGGGCACGGTGACGGAAATCCACGACTATATGCGCCTGCTGTGGGCGCGCGTGGGCGTGCCTTACTCGCCAGCGACCGGCCTGCCGATCGAGAGCCAGACGGTCTCGCAGATGGTCGACCGGGTGCTCGCTTTGCCGGAGGGCTCGCGGCTCTATCTGCTCGCGCCGGTCGTGCGCGGCCGCAAGGGCGAATACAAAAAAGAGATCGCGGAATTTACCCGGCGCGGCTTTCAGCGCTTGAAGATCGACGGCGCCTATTACGACATCGCCGACGCGCCGCCGCTCGACAAGAAGTTGAAGCACGATATCGACGTGGTCGTCGACCGCATCGTCGTGCGCAAGGATATGTCGGCGCGCCTTGCCGATAGTTTCGAAACGGCGCTGGATCTAGCCGGCGGGCTGGCGGTGATCGAATTCGCCGACAATAAAGCGGGCGCGGAGCTCGCGCAGGCGGCGGCAAATGTCTCGACGCATTATGCGCCGGGCCATATCGTCTTCTCGTCGAAATTTGCTTGCCCAGTGTCGGGCTTCACCATCCCCGAGATCGAGCCGCGGCTATTCTCCTTCAATAATCCGTTTGGCGCCTGTCCGACTTGCGGCGGCATCGGCTGCGAGCAGAAAGTCGACGCCGATCTGGTCGTGCCCAATCCGAAGCTGACCCTGCGCAAGGGCGCCGTCGCGCCCTGGGCGAAGTCATCCTCGCCCTATTACATGCAGACGCTCGAAGCGCTGGGGAAGCACTACAAATTCCGTCTCGATACGGCTTGGGAGGACCTGTCCGAGAAGGCGAAGAACGTCATCCTCTTTGGTTCCGGCAAGGAGGAGATCAAATTCTCCTACGAAGACGGCTTCCGCGCTTATGATGTGAAGAAGCCTTTCGAAGGCGTCGTCATCAATCTGGAGCGGCGTTTTCTCGAAACCGATAGCGAATGGGCGCGCGAGGAGATCGGGCGTTTTATGTCGGCGACGCCGTGCCTTGCTTGCGAAGGCTTCCGCCTGAAGCCGGAAGCGCTCGCGGTGAAGATCGCCGGCAAGCATATCGGCGAGGTGTCGGAACTCTCGGTGCGCATGGCGCTGGAGTGGTTCACCAAGCTCCCAGGCGAACTCGACAAGAAGAAAAACGAGATCGCCTTCCGCATATTGAAGGAAATTCGCGAGCGGCTGACCTTCCTTGTGGACGTGGGCCTCGATTATCTGACGCTCTCGCGCAACTCCGGCACGCTGTCGGGCGGCGAGAGCCAGCGCATTCGTCTTGCCTCGCAGATCGGCTCCGGCCTGACAGGCGTGCTTTACGTTCTCGACGAGCCTTCGATCGGCCTGCATCAGCGCGACAACGACCGCCTACTCGATACGCTGCGCCGGCTGCGCAATCTCGGCAACAGCGTCATCGTCGTGGAGCATGACGAGGACGCCATTCTCGCCGCTGATTATGTGGTGGACGTCGGGCCCGGCGCGGGCATTCATGGCGGGCGGATCGTGGCGCAGGGCACGCCGCAGGAGATCATGGACAATCCTGTCTCGCTGACAGGCCAATATCTCACCGGCGAGAAGCAGGTGCGCCTCGCCCACAAGCTGAGAAAGCCCACGCCGGGGCGTTGGCTCAAGCTCTCCGGCGCGCGCGGCAATAATCTCAAGAACGTCGACGCCCAAATTCCGCTCGGGCTCTTTACGGCTGTGACGGGCGTCTCCGGCGGCGGCAAATCCACGCTCGTGATCGAGACGCTTTACAAGGCCATCGCGCGGCGTCTCAACAACGCCCATGAGGTTCCGGCGCCTTTCGACAGCCTCGAGGGGCTGGAGCATATCGACAAGATCATCGACATCGACCAATCGCCCATCGGCCGCACGCCGCGCTCCAATCCTGCGACCTATACCGGCGCCTTCACGCCGATCCGCGAATGGTTCGCAGGCCTGCCGGAGGCGAAGGCGCGCGGCTATGCGCCGGGGCGCTTCTCCTTCAATGTGAAGGGTGGGCGGTGCGAGGCCTGCCAGGGCGACGGCGTCATCAAGATCGAGATGCACTTCCTGCCGGATGTCTACGTCACTTGCGACGTGTGCAAGGGCAAGCGCTACGACCGCGAAACGCTGGAAGTGAAGTATCGCGAAAAGTCGATCGCCGATGTGCTCGACATGACGGTCGAAGAAGCGGCGACGCTGTTCAAAGCCGTCCCCTCGATCCGCGACAAGATGGAGACCTTGAAGCGCGTCGGCCTCGACTATGTTCACGTCGGGCAGCAGGCGACGACGCTCTCGGGCGGCGAGGCGCAGCGCGTCAAGCTGTCGAAGGAGTTGTCGCGCCGCTCAACAGGCCGGACGCTCTATATTCTCGACGAGCCGACGACGGGCCTGCATTTCCACGATGTGGCGAAATTGCTCGAAGTGCTGCACGAGCTTGTGGAGCAGGGCAATACGGTTGTCGTGATCGAGCACAATCTCGAAGTGATCAAGACTGCTGACTGGATCATCGACATGGGGCCGGAGGGCGGCGACGGCGGCGGCGAGCTCGTCGCGGTTGGGGCGCCTGCCGACATCATCAAGGAAAAGCGCAGCCACACGGGCCGCTATCTGGCGGAAGTGATGTCGCGGCGCCCGCTCGTCAGTGAGAAGAAGCCGGCGCGGCGAGGCGCGAAGGTGGAGTAGGGGGCGATTCGCCCTGAAAGATCCATCTCTGCCGCAGCGCTTCGAGGCCCCAGACGGCGCCAAGCATGAAGAAGACGAAGCGCCAGTGGTCGACATCGATCTGGAAGCCTTGCAGGAACAGTCCGATCGCCGCAGGTACGACCCCCTGCGCCTGGCTCTGCGCGGGCGAGGGCGTGAACATCAGCCGCAAGCCGATGAAGACCGTCGCGCCGATAAGCAGGATGAAGAGGAGGCCGCCGAGCCAGCCATTGTTGGCGAAGGCGCCGACATAGGAATTATGCGGCTCGAGGTCGAAGACGAGGCGAAAGCGCAGCGGACCGAATCCCATGAAGCGATCAAGCAGCATCGGGATCGAGCGGAGCTGATTGCCGAAACGGCCGGTCGAGCCTTCGTCATAATCCTGCGTGGCGGCGGTGCGCTGAGAGAAGAATTCCCGCGTCTCGGGAACTGAGAGTACCACGGCGATGACGACGCCGATCATCGCCACCGCGCCGAATGCAGCCATGGCGATCCGGCGCTTCATCTTCCTGTTTGTCGAGGTGACGAAAACGGAGGCGAGCATCAGGACGAAAGCGACGAGCGTCGCCCCATAGGAGCCGCGCGAAAAAGAAAGAAACATGCCCAGGAAGACGGCAAGGAGCATCGCGCCGGTCAGTATGACGCTGCGGGTTCGTCCGACAATCAGCCGATGCGCCAGGCAGATGATCGGCAGCACGAGAAAGGAGCCGAGAACGTTGGGGTCCTTGAACGTGCCCGAGGCGCGGCCCGCATGGAGAAAGACGCCCTCGCCGAGGCCGGGAATGCCAGAATAGCCGAGAATGCCTGCTATCGACGCAACCAACGAGCCAGCGATATAGCCATTGAGACAGAGGTCCACGCGACGGTTCGTTTCATTGCCCATGAAGAGCGCAAAGAACAGGCCGGTCAGAACGAGATAAGCCGACTGATATTGATAGAGCGACGAGTCGGCGCTGTCCCAAAAGGGAATGAGCGCCAGAAAGCCCATGATCGTATAGACGACGATCAAAAAGGCGAAGACGAGAAAGCTGCGGTTGATGGAAAAGCCGCCAAGGAACCAAAGCGGCATGGCGATCAGCGACGCGAAGTCGTAGGGCGAGGGTTCGATGATGGCGATCGCGCCGCAGGCCACGAAAACAAAGACCGCGACGTCGACGAGACGCTGATAGTTGATGACTAAGCCCGTTTTATGCGCGGCGTCGCTGGCGTGCGTCATCCGTTGCGGCCTTCAGTGACCAGCTGCTCGCGCCGCAATGGCGTCGCGATAGCCTTGCAGCACATCGTCCACCATGCGCGAGACGGAAAAGCGCGAGGCGACATAAGCCGAGAGCGCCCGCGCCTCTTCACGAAGCGTCTCCGGCGATTGGGAGAGCAGACGCGCGAGAGCGTCCGCGAGGATTTCCGGGTTGTCGGGGCGAATGAGGCGATCCGCGTAGGGGCCGAAGATTTCCGGCACGCCCCCCACATTTGTCGCAACCAGCGGAACGCCCGCCGCCGCCGCTTCCAGCACGATATAGGGCAAGGATTCGAAGCGGCTCGGCACGACCATCGCGCGCCCCAAGGAGAAAGCCTCGCGCGCGGGCCGGGGGTTCCCGAAGACAATCCTGTCCGCCAGGCCGGCTCGTTGCGCCTGCTCCTGGAGAACAACCCGATTTGGTCCGCCGCCGATCAGAAGAAGGCGCGGGGTCAGGCCTCGGCGACTCAGCAAGATCATCGCGTCGATCAGCGTGTCGATCCCTTTGGCGTCGCGCAGCTCGCCGACATAAAGCAGATCGGCGGCGTCCGCCTGCGGCTGCACGGGCGCAAATTCTTCCCCCGAAACGCCGTTGGGAATGATGCGCGCGAGGCCCTTCGGATTGCCGACAAATTCTTCGAAGCGCGAGGCGATGAAGGCGCTCTCGAACAGGAGCGCGTCGGTGCGCGTAGCCAGCAGCGCTTCCATCGCCATGAAGATGCGATGACTGAGAGAACCTGGCTCGTAATTGAGGCTTCCGCCGTGCGGCGTATAGATGCGGACGGGGCTCTCTCTCCCCGAGAAAAGGCCGGTCGCGCGCGCATAAACGCCCCCTTTCGAGCCATGACCATGGACGACATCAGGCCTTAACGCCGCGATGCGCCTATTGATGGCAAAGGCTGCCGGGAGGTCGGATGGATGCGGCAGCCGATGAATCGGCAAGCGCATAAGCCCAAGAGAAAGATGGGGACGCAGATCGGCGAATCGTTTCTCCGCCGTCTCGCCGCCGGTGGTGGCGTCGGCGATCAGGCCGACCGCATGACCACGCGCGATCTGGCCTTTCGTCACGTCCAGCACATGACGAAACAAGCCGCCCACTGGGGCCCGAAACACATGTACAATGCGTAGCGGCGCTTCCGAATTTCCTGCGGAATGCTGCACCAGGGATGTCCTTTTCCCTCTGCTTTATCGCGCCGCCAAGCAGAGTCGCCCGTTTTTGCCCCAGGTGACTATTTTGCTTCTTGCTTAAGAATAAGTTAGCGGCGCCCGAGGATCGGGCGCCGCTGCGGGAATTCTTCCTGTTTGAAAGCTGCCGTCAGTCCCGATGGGCCATAGGCCCGATCGGGAATCCGGGGTCAAAGCGGTGCGCGTTGCGCTGGATTCCCGATCGCTTCGCTCTCGCGAAGCGTCGGGAATGACAGTCAGTTGCGCACGGAGGCCGGCTTCGGATCGGGTTCCGACGAACCGGAGTCTCCGGCCGTCGCCTCTGCCTCGTCCGCGCTCGCGCGCTTCTTGCCGGCCTCGATGATGTCGCGCTCCGGACGCGGCAGCACGGGGCCTTCGGGGAAGACGAAGCCAAGCGTCTTCTCGCCCTTGTCGTCGCCGACGACCACGACGCGCACCGCGCCGCCATTCTTGAGGCGGCCGAACAGCACCTCGTCGGCCAGCGGCGTCTTGATCGACTGATGGATGACGCGGGACATCGGCCGCGCGCCCATCGCTTCGTCATAGCCGTGCTCAACGAGCCAGCTGCGCGCCTCGTCGGTGAGCTCGATGGTGACATTGCGGTCGGCTAGCTGCGCCTCGAGCTGCATGATGAACTTGTCGACGACGCGCTTGATGACGTCCACCGGCAGATGGCCGAAGGGCACGATCGCATCGAGACGGTTGCGGAATTCCGGCGCGAAGAGTCGGTTGATCGCCTCGCTGTCGTCGAGATGGGCGCGGGTGCGGGTGAAGCCGATCGGCGTGCGGGCGAGATCGGCGGCGCCCGCATTGGTCGTCATGATGAGAACGACGTTGCGGAAGTCGATCGTCTTGCCGTTGTGGTCGGTGAGCTTCCCGTGGTCCATCACCTGCAGGAGGATATTGTAGAGATCGGGATGCGCCTTCTCGATCTCGTCGAGCAGCAGCACGCAATGCGGATGCTGGTCGATCGCGTCGGTCAGCAGGCCGCCCTGGTCGAAGCCGACATAGCCGGGAGGCGCGCCGATGAGCCGGCTCACCGTGTGGCGCTCCATATATTCGGACATGTCGAAGCGCACCAGCTCGATGCCGAGCGAGGTCGCGAGCTGGCGCGCGGCTTCCGTCTTGCCGACGCCCGTGGGGCCGGAGAAGAGATAGCAACCGATCGGCTTCTCTTGGTCGCGCAAGCCGGCGCGCGCGAGCTTGATCGCCGAGGTGAGGGCGCCGATCGCTTTCTCCTGGCCGTAGACCACGCGCCGCAGCGTCTCGTCGAGATGGGCGAGCACTTCGGCGTCGTCCTTCGAGACCGTCTTGGGCGGGATGCGGGCCATGGTGGCGATCGTCGCTTCGATCTCCTTCAGGCCGATCGTCTTCTTGCGCTTGTTCTCGGCGAGCAGCATCTGCGCCGCGCCGGTCTCGTCGATCACGTCGATGGCTTTGTCGGGAAGCTTACGGTCATGAATGTAACGGGCGGAAAGCTCCACCGCCGCCTTCAAAGCGTCGTTGGTGTAGCGGATCTTGTGGAACTCTTCGAAATAGGGCTTCAGACCCTTGATGATTTCGATGGCGTCCGGGATCGACGGTTCATTGACGTCGATCTTCTGGAAGCGCCGCACGAGGGCGCGGTCCTTTTCGAAATACTGGCGGTATTCCTTATAGGTCGTCGAGCCGATGCAGCGCAGCACGCCCTGGGCGAGCGCGGGCTTCAACAGATTCGAGGCGTCCATGGCGCCGCCCGAGGTGGCGCCGGCGCCGATGACGGTGTGAATCTCGTCGATGAAGAGGATCGCGTCCTTGTGGTTCTCGATCTCTTTGACGACCTGTTTCAGGCGCTCTTCGAAATCGCCGCGGTAGCGCGTGCCGGCGAGCAGGGCGCCCATATCCAGCGCGAAGACCGTGGCGTTGCCCAGCACATCTGGAACCTCGCCTTGGATGATCTTGCGCGCCAGGCCTTCCGCGATCGCCGTCTTGCCGACGCCGGGGTCTCCGACGAGGAGCGGATTGTTCTTGTGACGGCGGCAGAGGACCTGAATAGTGCGCAGGACTTCGGCCTCGCGCCCGATCAGCGGGTCGATGCGGCCGTCGCGCGCCTTCTTGTTCAGATTGACGCAATAAGCCTCGAGCGCGCCCTCTTTCTTACGGCTGTCGCCGTCGCGGCTCTCGCGCCCTTCCGCGCGTTCGCTGTCCTCCTCGACGCCGCGCGGGGCGCGGGTCTGGTCCGAAAGGCCCGGCCGCTTGGCGATGCCATGGCTGATGTAGTTCACGGCGTCGTAGCGCGTCATATCCTGCTCCTGCAGGAAGTAGACGGCATGGCTCTCCCGCTCGGCGAAGAGCGCCACGAGTACATTTGCGCCGCTCACGTCCTCGCGGCCGGAGGATTGCACGCTGATGATCGCGCGCTGGACCACGCGCTGGAAGCCGGCGGTCGGCTTGCACTCGTCGGCGTCCTCGTTGACCAGATTGTCGAGCTCTCGGTCGATGTAGTCGCGCAAATTCTTGGCCAGCAGCTCGAGATCCACGGAGCAGGCCCGCAGGACGGCCGAGGCGTCGGCGTCCTCTATCAGGCTCAGCAGCAGATGTTCGAGGGTGGCGTATTCGTGATGACGCTCGCGCGCGGAGGCGAGGGCGCGGTCCAGGGTCTGCTTCAGATTGCGCGAGAACGTCGGCATATGCTGCGAGCCTCTCTATTTTTTCTCCATGATGCACTGCAAAGGATGCTGGTGCTTCCTTGCGAAATCCATCACTTGGGTGACCTTTGTTTCGGCGACTTCATATGTGTACACACCGCATTCGCCGACGCCATGGTTGTGGACATGCAGCATGATGCGCGTGGCTTCCTCGACGGATTTGTTAAAATACTTACGAAGAACGATAACGACGAACTCTTGTGTCGTATAATCGTCATTGAGCAACAATACCCGATACATGTTCGGGCGACGCGTCTGCTGGCGGGTGCGCGTGATCAGCGCCGT
This window encodes:
- a CDS encoding AIM24 family protein, with product MSTGDNETSFLGQGIQGGGSFLGGGGLTQWSAAAPAPQAGEGLAFEIKGHELQFLEAELRPGEAMIAEAGQMMFKDAAVSMETIFGDGSEQNTGFFGKLLGGAKRVLSGATLFMTRFANISGGPARVAFSAPYPGKILALRLDRYGGELFCQRETFLAAAQGVKIDVAFQKKIMTGLFGGEGFIMQRLAGQDWVFVHAGGMVVERELAPGEEIHVDAGCLVAQTATVSFDVVPVGGIKSMIFGGEGFFFARLIGPGHIWLQSMPVSRLAGQILSRAPAHAEVGVGRSWGGGSGGSSGESASFGSWGDSSGSGGDDA
- a CDS encoding O-antigen ligase family protein, whose translation is MTHASDAAHKTGLVINYQRLVDVAVFVFVACGAIAIIEPSPYDFASLIAMPLWFLGGFSINRSFLVFAFLIVVYTIMGFLALIPFWDSADSSLYQYQSAYLVLTGLFFALFMGNETNRRVDLCLNGYIAGSLVASIAGILGYSGIPGLGEGVFLHAGRASGTFKDPNVLGSFLVLPIICLAHRLIVGRTRSVILTGAMLLAVFLGMFLSFSRGSYGATLVAFVLMLASVFVTSTNRKMKRRIAMAAFGAVAMIGVVIAVVLSVPETREFFSQRTAATQDYDEGSTGRFGNQLRSIPMLLDRFMGFGPLRFRLVFDLEPHNSYVGAFANNGWLGGLLFILLIGATVFIGLRLMFTPSPAQSQAQGVVPAAIGLFLQGFQIDVDHWRFVFFMLGAVWGLEALRQRWIFQGESPPTPPSRLAAPASSH
- the uvrA gene encoding excinuclease ABC subunit UvrA, producing MASTSKKSAQTLEKTFDAARRAADEKTISIRGAREHNLKNVDLTIPRDKFVVFTGLSGSGKSSLAFDTIYAEGQRRYVESLSAYARQFLEMMQKPDVDQIDGLSPAISIEQKTTSKNPRSTVGTVTEIHDYMRLLWARVGVPYSPATGLPIESQTVSQMVDRVLALPEGSRLYLLAPVVRGRKGEYKKEIAEFTRRGFQRLKIDGAYYDIADAPPLDKKLKHDIDVVVDRIVVRKDMSARLADSFETALDLAGGLAVIEFADNKAGAELAQAAANVSTHYAPGHIVFSSKFACPVSGFTIPEIEPRLFSFNNPFGACPTCGGIGCEQKVDADLVVPNPKLTLRKGAVAPWAKSSSPYYMQTLEALGKHYKFRLDTAWEDLSEKAKNVILFGSGKEEIKFSYEDGFRAYDVKKPFEGVVINLERRFLETDSEWAREEIGRFMSATPCLACEGFRLKPEALAVKIAGKHIGEVSELSVRMALEWFTKLPGELDKKKNEIAFRILKEIRERLTFLVDVGLDYLTLSRNSGTLSGGESQRIRLASQIGSGLTGVLYVLDEPSIGLHQRDNDRLLDTLRRLRNLGNSVIVVEHDEDAILAADYVVDVGPGAGIHGGRIVAQGTPQEIMDNPVSLTGQYLTGEKQVRLAHKLRKPTPGRWLKLSGARGNNLKNVDAQIPLGLFTAVTGVSGGGKSTLVIETLYKAIARRLNNAHEVPAPFDSLEGLEHIDKIIDIDQSPIGRTPRSNPATYTGAFTPIREWFAGLPEAKARGYAPGRFSFNVKGGRCEACQGDGVIKIEMHFLPDVYVTCDVCKGKRYDRETLEVKYREKSIADVLDMTVEEAATLFKAVPSIRDKMETLKRVGLDYVHVGQQATTLSGGEAQRVKLSKELSRRSTGRTLYILDEPTTGLHFHDVAKLLEVLHELVEQGNTVVVIEHNLEVIKTADWIIDMGPEGGDGGGELVAVGAPADIIKEKRSHTGRYLAEVMSRRPLVSEKKPARRGAKVE
- the ssb gene encoding single-stranded DNA-binding protein yields the protein MAGSVNKVILVGNLGRDPEVRTFPSGDRVVSFSLATTESWRDKSTGERKDRTEWHNIQIFNEALGKIAEQYCRKGAKIYLEGQLQTREYTDKDGNQRRVTEVVVPRFRGEMTLLDSKGGGRGEGDYEGGGYGQSGGGSFGRSSPMERAPAERRPAPPAGGGRLSDQLDDDIPF
- the dctA gene encoding C4-dicarboxylate transporter DctA; translated protein: MKKPLHHLLYVQVLVAIALGALFGWLAPEIAAADWVKALGDGFVKLIKMAIAPIIFCTVVSGVSHIEDAKKVGRVGVKALLYFEIVSTFALAIGLLVGNLLQPGADFASKPDAAAVAKYAKAAAKHNGVDFLLDIIPESALGAFAKGDILQVLLFSLLFGFALLSLGERGRPMRHWVDDAGHAMFALIGIVMKAAPIGAFGAMAYTVGKYGSAALLSLGGLIGAFYLTSALFIAIVLGVIAAAVGFNIFRFLAYLKNELLIVLGTSSSESALPALMEKLQRLGCSQSVVGLVVPTGYSFNLDGTNIYMTLTTLFIARAMGAELDFTHQATILVVAMLTSKGASGVSGAGFVTLLATLTAVDPSLAPGMSFVLGIDKFMSECRALTNFIGNGVATIVVSAWEGELDREKLKQELASPSA